The DNA window GAAAAGAACCCCCAGCTGGCCTGGTCGGTCAACATGAACGGTCTCTACAACGCCCTGGAGGTGGCCCGTCAGGAGAGCTGCTCCTTCTTCTTTCCCAGCTCCATAGCGGCCTTCGGCCCAGGGACGCCTCAGGACAAAACGCCACAGGACACGGTCCAGAGACCCAACACCATCTACGGGGTGGCCAAGGTATCGGGAGAGCTTCTGTGCGACTACTACCACGGTAAATACGGCCTGGACACCAGGGGAGTCAGGTTCCCCGGACTCATATCCTACGACGCCCTTCCCGGAGGAGGCACCACCGACTACGCCGTCCACATCTACTACGACGCCATCCGCAAGGGCAGCTACACCAGCTTCATAGCCCCTGGGACCTACATGGACATGATGTACATGCCAGACGCCCTGGACAGCGTGGTCGGGCTCATGGAAGCCGACCCGTCCAGGCTGAAGCACCGGTGCTGTTTCAACATAACCGCCATGAGCTTCGAGCCGGACCAGCTGGCTGCGGCCATAGAAAAGCACGTGCCTGGGTTCGTCCTGAACTACGACGTAGACCCTGCCCGTCAGGCCATAGCC is part of the Dethiosulfovibrio faecalis genome and encodes:
- a CDS encoding NAD-dependent epimerase/dehydratase family protein; protein product: EKNPQLAWSVNMNGLYNALEVARQESCSFFFPSSIAAFGPGTPQDKTPQDTVQRPNTIYGVAKVSGELLCDYYHGKYGLDTRGVRFPGLISYDALPGGGTTDYAVHIYYDAIRKGSYTSFIAPGTYMDMMYMPDALDSVVGLMEADPSRLKHRCCFNITAMSFEPDQLAAAIEKHVPGFVLNYDVDPARQAIAESWPNSIDDSAAREEWDWSPKYDLEAMTVDMLEKLKVKLS